From Denitrovibrio acetiphilus DSM 12809, the proteins below share one genomic window:
- a CDS encoding Crp/Fnr family transcriptional regulator, producing the protein MKINKKEVIFTQGEAQNNTFYLVSGLTKLYRISEQGKEIVFKYVFPGESFANGIMGGDSLLSAVALEHSELLVIEKKAVKQLVFDNKTLLENMFRACKKEFDFYVSYIENLALTDTRDRLENYLSEYTKKKCSKSFRLPVPRCELAVLLGSTPENLSRIFRQMSEEGMISIRGRNVTVNF; encoded by the coding sequence ATGAAAATAAATAAAAAAGAGGTTATTTTTACTCAGGGAGAAGCTCAGAACAATACTTTTTATCTGGTAAGCGGGTTAACAAAACTTTATCGTATAAGTGAACAAGGGAAAGAGATAGTATTTAAATATGTATTTCCCGGAGAGAGTTTTGCCAACGGAATAATGGGAGGAGACAGTCTTTTGTCTGCTGTTGCTCTGGAACATTCTGAATTACTTGTAATAGAGAAAAAAGCAGTTAAGCAGCTTGTTTTTGATAATAAAACCCTTCTGGAGAATATGTTTCGTGCATGTAAGAAAGAGTTTGATTTTTATGTTTCTTACATTGAAAACCTTGCATTGACCGACACCAGAGACAGGCTGGAAAATTACTTAAGTGAATATACAAAAAAGAAATGTTCAAAATCATTCAGACTTCCAGTTCCCAGATGTGAGCTTGCGGTTTTGCTTGGCTCCACTCCAGAGAATTTATCAAGGATATTCAGGCAGATGTCAGAAGAGGGGATGATCAGTATCAGGGGGAGGAATGTTACCGTAAATTTCTGA
- a CDS encoding TonB-dependent receptor, protein MKKTLIALAMIFFAMSTTVSAENLMQDTIYLDTISVTGEPESNKDMQSTNVRVHEVKRSNNIADFLEDDPEISLKRKTLIGDSGDVLTIRGQSGQRILLNLDGRNMNSTGTNGGNYIDFSTIPLDNIEKIEVIKGGSSAEYGNNAIGGVINAYTFRPATKPKISLYGTMGWWDEDESFNNIRGSYSQKFGPVGLSLGASYQEADEYLWNNDYRSTHIAPKLYIDTPWDGELILGYDYTKTYRGMIKTNRVSSDPDDPGYHDKINSNAPLSLGETFAGGAGGQAMSVIGDGAHYDKIKHMYTASYTQYIGTKAFVELSTFMNREDRMDKNYADKTTTAAGVTVSEGDLVLDRTVEVDRSYGFKGKTEIYFEKHKLNIGAEQKNMKAGEIDVDYVAPAPWTGSIASSDSGPRIRTNAVFLSDSWDITDKLTFDIGARYDQYDALQHKDVAGTRTRLNYDDESITPKAGITYSLTNNDKVSVYIYQSYRTPTIPEMNHFVDAQTVPLLENSELSPEKADAVDIAYKHNFANNAGHIKLSAFYYDIDDYLLMGSNPITNKGRITYNIDNAVFKGVSAEGRYNINPKISINAGVAFQDSEKSGDPVTAEYADYSSDNVDYIPDIKGTAGVIWKINDKLTLDTELIYVGEREYFYYSKTRELDPYYLLGTSLSWEFAKNTTVEFYLDNIFDEDYEEQYGYPAIGLNGGVSLKWTY, encoded by the coding sequence ATGAAGAAAACATTGATAGCATTGGCAATGATATTTTTTGCCATGTCGACCACAGTTTCAGCAGAAAATTTAATGCAGGACACAATCTATCTCGACACAATATCCGTTACAGGCGAACCAGAATCAAACAAAGACATGCAAAGTACAAATGTCAGGGTTCATGAAGTAAAAAGAAGCAACAATATTGCGGATTTTCTAGAGGATGATCCAGAAATAAGCCTAAAGAGAAAAACTCTTATCGGAGACAGTGGTGATGTTCTCACTATAAGGGGACAGAGCGGACAACGCATACTGCTAAATCTGGACGGCAGAAACATGAACTCCACAGGTACAAACGGCGGTAATTACATCGACTTCAGCACAATTCCTCTGGACAACATTGAAAAAATCGAAGTAATCAAGGGCGGCAGCAGCGCAGAATACGGCAACAATGCCATCGGTGGCGTTATTAATGCTTATACATTCCGTCCGGCAACAAAACCCAAAATAAGCTTATACGGCACAATGGGCTGGTGGGACGAAGATGAGAGTTTCAATAACATACGAGGCAGTTACTCACAAAAATTTGGTCCGGTTGGTCTGAGCCTCGGAGCCAGCTATCAGGAAGCTGACGAATATCTCTGGAATAATGATTACCGGTCAACACACATAGCACCAAAGCTTTATATTGATACACCATGGGATGGAGAACTTATCCTTGGGTATGACTACACTAAAACCTACAGAGGTATGATAAAAACTAACAGAGTTTCTTCAGACCCTGACGATCCGGGATATCATGACAAAATAAACAGCAATGCGCCACTGTCCCTTGGCGAAACTTTTGCCGGAGGCGCAGGAGGTCAGGCAATGAGTGTCATTGGTGACGGAGCCCACTATGATAAAATCAAACACATGTACACTGCTTCATACACCCAGTATATAGGGACAAAAGCTTTTGTTGAGCTGTCAACTTTCATGAACAGAGAAGACCGCATGGACAAAAATTACGCAGATAAAACAACAACAGCTGCAGGCGTAACTGTCAGCGAAGGTGACCTTGTGCTGGACAGAACAGTTGAAGTTGACCGCAGTTATGGTTTTAAAGGAAAGACTGAAATTTACTTTGAAAAACATAAGCTTAACATCGGAGCCGAGCAAAAAAACATGAAAGCAGGTGAGATTGATGTAGACTATGTCGCCCCTGCCCCATGGACAGGCAGTATAGCAAGCTCAGACTCTGGTCCCCGTATCCGAACAAACGCTGTATTTCTTTCCGACTCATGGGACATAACAGACAAGCTGACATTTGACATAGGGGCGAGATACGACCAGTATGACGCACTTCAGCACAAGGATGTTGCGGGGACGAGAACAAGACTTAATTATGATGATGAAAGTATAACCCCAAAAGCCGGAATAACTTATTCATTAACTAACAATGATAAAGTGTCAGTCTATATTTACCAGAGCTACAGAACACCCACTATTCCTGAAATGAATCACTTCGTTGATGCACAGACAGTCCCTCTCCTTGAAAACAGCGAACTTTCCCCGGAAAAAGCCGATGCAGTGGATATCGCTTATAAACACAACTTCGCCAATAATGCCGGACATATTAAACTGTCTGCATTCTACTATGACATAGACGACTATCTTCTCATGGGATCAAACCCTATAACCAACAAAGGACGTATAACATATAACATAGACAATGCTGTCTTCAAAGGTGTCAGTGCAGAGGGCAGGTATAACATAAACCCGAAAATATCTATCAACGCAGGAGTTGCATTTCAGGACTCTGAAAAGAGCGGAGACCCTGTAACAGCTGAATATGCAGACTATTCATCTGATAATGTTGACTATATTCCTGATATAAAAGGAACAGCAGGAGTTATATGGAAAATAAACGACAAACTCACCCTCGATACGGAACTTATCTATGTGGGCGAAAGAGAATATTTCTACTACAGTAAAACAAGAGAACTTGACCCATATTATCTTCTCGGCACAAGTTTGAGCTGGGAATTTGCCAAAAATACAACAGTAGAGTTTTATCTGGACAACATATTTGATGAAGACTACGAGGAACAATACGGATATCCGGCAATCGGACTGAATGGAGGAGTAAGCCTGAAATGGACATATTAG
- the tnpA gene encoding IS200/IS605 family transposase: MQVTKSAHSLYCLKYHVVWVCKYRRKILKPGVCSYIRKTLPSILRSMPGVEIETIGFDLDHLHMVIIIPPKYSIAEVMGRLKSQLASRMRKFFGWLDKVYWKENVVWSPGYFVSSIGLDEDVIRNYVELQGQQDLGQLKLEL; this comes from the coding sequence ATGCAAGTCACTAAATCAGCTCACAGTTTATATTGTTTGAAATACCATGTTGTTTGGGTATGTAAATACCGGCGAAAGATCCTAAAGCCTGGTGTTTGTTCTTATATCAGAAAAACTTTGCCAAGTATTTTAAGAAGTATGCCGGGAGTAGAGATAGAAACAATTGGCTTTGATTTAGATCATTTGCACATGGTTATAATCATCCCACCTAAATATAGTATTGCTGAAGTTATGGGTAGACTCAAAAGCCAATTGGCTTCGAGGATGCGCAAATTCTTTGGTTGGCTTGATAAGGTATATTGGAAAGAAAATGTTGTTTGGTCGCCGGGATACTTCGTTAGTAGTATAGGGTTAGACGAAGACGTAATTAGAAATTACGTCGAGTTGCAAGGACAACAGGATTTAGGACAGCTCAAACTTGAGCTGTAA
- a CDS encoding class I SAM-dependent methyltransferase, with protein MDILENKTKNMWNKKALSYPRYTDNPDAFEAEVIYKIQKQGIDLTKMSILDVGCGSGKFTIGLGKKAKDVHGIDISDEMLRILTEDSANEGVNNITTQQTDWESYIKKPESFDIVFCSTTPAVRSPEDYKTVTEIARQYVIYLGWAGRKDSVITDELYNIYDISKKPFNDTPDVKRWLKQQDIPFSSEVIENDFIKRLSEDVMRDELESILKQAGIKPDDTIIKNIIAKHSDGKTVTNKTYFRRELIIWES; from the coding sequence ATGGACATATTAGAAAACAAAACAAAAAACATGTGGAACAAAAAAGCACTCTCATATCCCAGATACACTGACAATCCAGACGCATTTGAGGCAGAGGTAATTTACAAGATACAGAAGCAAGGCATAGACCTTACGAAAATGAGCATACTTGATGTGGGATGTGGAAGCGGAAAATTTACCATCGGACTGGGCAAAAAAGCAAAAGATGTCCACGGTATAGACATCTCAGATGAAATGCTGCGCATATTGACAGAAGACTCCGCAAATGAAGGGGTAAATAACATTACAACCCAGCAGACAGACTGGGAAAGCTATATAAAAAAACCGGAAAGCTTTGACATAGTTTTCTGTTCCACAACACCCGCTGTGAGATCACCCGAAGACTACAAAACAGTTACCGAAATAGCCCGGCAATATGTAATATACCTCGGCTGGGCAGGGAGAAAGGATTCAGTTATAACAGACGAGCTGTATAATATATATGATATCAGCAAAAAACCTTTCAACGACACACCGGATGTCAAACGCTGGCTGAAACAGCAGGACATCCCATTTTCATCTGAAGTTATCGAAAATGACTTCATAAAAAGGCTTTCAGAAGATGTGATGCGTGATGAACTTGAAAGTATTCTGAAACAGGCGGGAATAAAGCCTGATGACACAATTATTAAAAACATAATAGCTAAACATTCTGACGGCAAAACCGTAACAAACAAAACATACTTCCGCAGAGAGTTGATTATATGGGAAAGCTAA
- a CDS encoding ABC transporter substrate-binding protein produces MGKLILFIAVSVTGILFSQDAYGAVVTDLLNRKVQIPDKIINRIVPLKSSMSFISFLGAQDKVVGIEAIDRKDYEKRPYVYDNKEKLKDVTIVSEGGAKGRPSHELIISLKPDVVFTITSDPAEADMLQRKLKTPVVVLSFGYQGVEFETVFRSLNLAGLILNKQKRAEYLISYISGLQTELDYRPDKKVRAYVGGLSYKGVNGIDSTEGHFLPFRLAGVENTADSIGRKGHIFLQKEYLALMNPELIFIDSAGYGIISEKAKKEQGFYSRLSAFKNGQVYQLPANTYYFINIDLMLANAFFIAKTAYPDYYKELDAEEKAGEIIKVFTGQNLYHVIKQDTGGFKRVVQTKTGMSLKVAN; encoded by the coding sequence ATGGGAAAGCTAATACTGTTCATCGCCGTATCAGTCACGGGTATTTTATTTTCTCAGGATGCATACGGAGCTGTCGTCACAGACCTGCTAAACAGAAAAGTTCAAATACCAGACAAGATTATAAACCGTATTGTACCACTGAAAAGCAGCATGAGCTTCATATCTTTTCTGGGAGCTCAGGATAAAGTCGTAGGCATAGAAGCCATAGACAGAAAGGATTATGAAAAACGACCTTATGTATATGACAATAAAGAAAAACTCAAAGATGTAACTATTGTGAGCGAAGGCGGAGCGAAAGGACGCCCCAGTCATGAGCTTATAATATCACTCAAGCCTGATGTTGTTTTTACTATAACATCTGACCCGGCAGAAGCGGATATGCTTCAACGCAAACTGAAGACGCCGGTGGTAGTACTGAGCTTTGGATATCAGGGGGTGGAGTTTGAGACGGTTTTCCGCTCACTGAACCTTGCAGGATTGATACTGAATAAGCAAAAGCGTGCGGAATATCTGATTAGCTACATCTCCGGACTACAGACGGAGCTTGACTACCGCCCCGACAAAAAGGTCAGAGCCTATGTTGGCGGGTTATCATATAAAGGGGTAAACGGTATAGACAGCACAGAAGGGCATTTTCTTCCTTTCAGGCTCGCCGGTGTGGAAAATACAGCGGACAGTATCGGGCGCAAAGGACATATCTTTCTACAGAAAGAATACCTTGCCCTGATGAATCCTGAGCTGATATTTATCGACAGTGCCGGCTATGGAATAATCTCCGAAAAAGCAAAGAAAGAACAAGGGTTTTACAGCAGACTTTCAGCTTTTAAAAACGGGCAGGTTTATCAGCTTCCGGCAAATACATATTACTTCATAAATATTGACCTGATGCTAGCCAATGCCTTTTTCATAGCCAAAACCGCATATCCTGATTATTACAAAGAGCTTGATGCCGAAGAGAAAGCAGGCGAGATAATAAAAGTATTTACCGGGCAAAACCTTTACCATGTTATAAAACAGGATACAGGCGGATTTAAAAGGGTGGTTCAGACAAAAACAGGTATGTCCCTGAAGGTTGCAAACTGA
- a CDS encoding ATP-binding protein, with the protein MLYLLFSNLINNALKYAPDQTNVDITITNTKENTKITITNRFPRVNPGFYASLMLNA; encoded by the coding sequence TTGCTGTATCTCCTTTTTTCAAATCTGATCAACAACGCACTGAAATATGCACCGGATCAGACAAATGTAGACATAACCATTACGAACACCAAAGAAAACACAAAAATAACAATTACTAATAGATTCCCCCGGGTAAACCCGGGGTTCTATGCTTCGCTCATGCTTAACGCATGA